A genomic window from Spodoptera frugiperda isolate SF20-4 chromosome 29, AGI-APGP_CSIRO_Sfru_2.0, whole genome shotgun sequence includes:
- the LOC118268071 gene encoding glutamate-gated chloride channel isoform X7: MGWSCVVARAVAIFLMLSRASALTSDIFAAGKSDKEILDNLLKNSRYDKRLLPPVDDPEFCCGLTSPNDSLAQNNVGLSSLRPRSHNRGVLTVNVSVLLLSLASPDESSLKYEVEFLLQQQWYDPRLRYSNQSHYDFLNAIHHHEDIWLPDTYFIMHGDFKEFSQHSWDPIIPMHFALRIYRNGTINYLMRRHLILSCQGRLNIFPFDDPLCSFALESISYEQSAITYVWKNDEDTLRKSPSLTTLNAYLIQNQTIPCPIKASWRAEGNSLYEEDEEMTCNLCQRRFEEQGNYSCLKVDLIFTRDRAFYFTTVFIPGIILVTSSFITFWLEWNAVPARSMIGNYSCLKVDLIFTRDRSFYFTTVFIPGIILVTSSFITFWLEWNAVPARVMIGVTTMLNFFTTSNGFRSTLPVVSNLTAMNVWDGVCMCFIYASLLEFVCVNYVGRKRPLHNVVYRPGENPVTQRLPAVLSRIGIILASPLGDKKRESTGGADLVSCTACTGPGACTHTANNGGVSEVRKKEPPHPIRVAKTIDVIARITFPTAYAVFLIFFFIHYKAFS, encoded by the exons ATTTGCAGCGGGGAAGTCGGACAAAGAGATACTGGACAACCTTCTGAAAAACTCCCGCTATGACAAAAGACTGTTGCCACCAGTAGATG ATCCAGAATTCTGTTGTGGTCTAACTTCGCCCAACGACTCTCTGGCACAAAATAATGTGGGGCTCTCGTCTCTGCGGCCTCGCTCGCACAATCGTG GTGTCCTCACCGTAAATGTAAGCGTACTACTTCTTAGCTTAGCCTCTCCGGATGAATCTAGTCTT AAATACGAAGTGGAATTCTTACTTCAGCAGCAGTGGTACGACCCTCGTCTGCGTTATTCCAACCAGTCTCATTACGACTTCCTAAACGCCATCCATCATCACGAAGACATCTGGTTGCCGGATACGTATTTCATCATGCACGGTGACTTTAAG GAGTTTTCCCAGCACTCATGG GACCCGATTATACCAATGCATTTCGCTTTGCGTATATATCGCAATGGTACTATAAACTACTTGATGCGGCGGCATCTTATCCTGTCGTGTCAAGGGCGGCTCAACATCTTTCCTTTTGATGACCCATTGTGTTCATTTGCCTTAGAAAGTA TATCGTACGAGCAGTCAGCCATTACTTACGTGTGGAAGAACGACGAGGACACGCTACGCAAGTCGCCGTCGCTAACGACACTCAATGCGTACCTCATCCAGAACCAAACCATTCCCTGCCCAATCAAAGCCAGTTGGAGAG CTGAGGGTAATTCACTTTACGAGGAAGACGAAGAGATGACATGTAATCTTTGCCAGAGACGCTTTGAGGAGCAAG GTAACTACAGCTGTCTAAAGGTCGACTTAATATTTACTAGAGACCGAGCGTTCTACTTTACTACAGTCTTTATCCCTGGAATCATTCTGGTGACTTCCTCGTTCATCACGTTCTGGCTGGAGTGGAACGCAGTACCAGCCCGTTCCATGATAG GTAATTACAGCTGTCTCAAAGTGGATCTTATCTTCACGCGGGATAGATCATTTTACTTCACCACAGTTTTCATTCCGGGGATCATTTTGGTGACTTCATCGTTTATTACTTTTTGGCTGGAATGGAATGCAGTGCCTGCTAGAGTAATGATAG GTGTAACAACAATGTTGAATTTTTTCACAACATCGAATGGATTCAGATCGACACTGCCGGTGGTGTCGAACCTGACGGCGATGAACGTGTGGGACGGCGTGTGCATGTGTTTTATCTATGCGTCGTTACTAGAGTTCGTGTGCGTCAACTACGTGGGGAGGAAGCGACCCCTACACAATGTCGTCTACCGACCCGGGGAGAATCCGGTCACACAG CGACTGCCTGCAGTCCTCAGCAGAATTGGCATTATACTGGCCAGCCCCTTG GGAGATAAAAAGCGTGAGTCTACAGGAGGGGCTGACCTAGTGTCGTGCACAGCGTGTACGGGCCCCGGCGCCTGCACTCACACCGCCAACAATGGCGGGGTCTCGGAG GTTCGCAAAAAAGAACCGCCGCACCCGATCCGCGTGGCGAAGACGATCGACGTGATCGCGCGGATCACGTTCCCCACTGCCTACGCCGTGTTTCTCATCTTCTTCTTCATTCACTATAAGGCGTTCTCTTAA
- the LOC118268071 gene encoding glutamate-gated chloride channel isoform X2, which translates to MGWSCVVARAVAIFLMLSRASALTSDIFAAGKSDKEILDNLLKNSRYDKRLLPPVDDPEFCCGLTSPNDSLAQNNVGLSSLRPRSHNRGVLTVNVSVLLLSLASPDESSLKYEVEFLLQQQWYDPRLRYSNQSHYDFLNAIHHHEDIWLPDTYFIMHGDFKEFSQHSWDPIIPMHFALRIYRNGTINYLMRRHLILSCQGRLNIFPFDDPLCSFALESISYEQSAITYVWKNDEDTLRKSPSLTTLNAYLIQNQTIPCPIKASWRAEGNSLYEEDEEMTCNLCQRRFEEQGNYSCLKVDLIFTRDRAFYFTTVFIPGIILVTSSFITFWLEWNAVPARSMIGNYSCLKVDLIFTRDRSFYFTTVFIPGIILVTSSFITFWLEWNAVPARVMIGVTTMLNFFTTSNGFRSTLPVVSNLTAMNVWDGVCMCFIYASLLEFVCVNYVGRKRPLHNVVYRPGENPVTQRLPAVLSRIGIILASPLEAMAFLQRARQEMPQAETSGAGDKKRESTGGADLVSCTACTGPGACTHTANNGGVSEVRKKEPPHPIRVAKTIDVIARITFPTAYAVFLIFFFIHYKAFS; encoded by the exons ATTTGCAGCGGGGAAGTCGGACAAAGAGATACTGGACAACCTTCTGAAAAACTCCCGCTATGACAAAAGACTGTTGCCACCAGTAGATG ATCCAGAATTCTGTTGTGGTCTAACTTCGCCCAACGACTCTCTGGCACAAAATAATGTGGGGCTCTCGTCTCTGCGGCCTCGCTCGCACAATCGTG GTGTCCTCACCGTAAATGTAAGCGTACTACTTCTTAGCTTAGCCTCTCCGGATGAATCTAGTCTT AAATACGAAGTGGAATTCTTACTTCAGCAGCAGTGGTACGACCCTCGTCTGCGTTATTCCAACCAGTCTCATTACGACTTCCTAAACGCCATCCATCATCACGAAGACATCTGGTTGCCGGATACGTATTTCATCATGCACGGTGACTTTAAG GAGTTTTCCCAGCACTCATGG GACCCGATTATACCAATGCATTTCGCTTTGCGTATATATCGCAATGGTACTATAAACTACTTGATGCGGCGGCATCTTATCCTGTCGTGTCAAGGGCGGCTCAACATCTTTCCTTTTGATGACCCATTGTGTTCATTTGCCTTAGAAAGTA TATCGTACGAGCAGTCAGCCATTACTTACGTGTGGAAGAACGACGAGGACACGCTACGCAAGTCGCCGTCGCTAACGACACTCAATGCGTACCTCATCCAGAACCAAACCATTCCCTGCCCAATCAAAGCCAGTTGGAGAG CTGAGGGTAATTCACTTTACGAGGAAGACGAAGAGATGACATGTAATCTTTGCCAGAGACGCTTTGAGGAGCAAG GTAACTACAGCTGTCTAAAGGTCGACTTAATATTTACTAGAGACCGAGCGTTCTACTTTACTACAGTCTTTATCCCTGGAATCATTCTGGTGACTTCCTCGTTCATCACGTTCTGGCTGGAGTGGAACGCAGTACCAGCCCGTTCCATGATAG GTAATTACAGCTGTCTCAAAGTGGATCTTATCTTCACGCGGGATAGATCATTTTACTTCACCACAGTTTTCATTCCGGGGATCATTTTGGTGACTTCATCGTTTATTACTTTTTGGCTGGAATGGAATGCAGTGCCTGCTAGAGTAATGATAG GTGTAACAACAATGTTGAATTTTTTCACAACATCGAATGGATTCAGATCGACACTGCCGGTGGTGTCGAACCTGACGGCGATGAACGTGTGGGACGGCGTGTGCATGTGTTTTATCTATGCGTCGTTACTAGAGTTCGTGTGCGTCAACTACGTGGGGAGGAAGCGACCCCTACACAATGTCGTCTACCGACCCGGGGAGAATCCGGTCACACAG CGACTGCCTGCAGTCCTCAGCAGAATTGGCATTATACTGGCCAGCCCCTTG GAGGCGATGGCTTTCCTCCAAAGGGCTAGACAAGAGATGCCCCAAGCGGAGACTAGCGGCGCT GGAGATAAAAAGCGTGAGTCTACAGGAGGGGCTGACCTAGTGTCGTGCACAGCGTGTACGGGCCCCGGCGCCTGCACTCACACCGCCAACAATGGCGGGGTCTCGGAG GTTCGCAAAAAAGAACCGCCGCACCCGATCCGCGTGGCGAAGACGATCGACGTGATCGCGCGGATCACGTTCCCCACTGCCTACGCCGTGTTTCTCATCTTCTTCTTCATTCACTATAAGGCGTTCTCTTAA
- the LOC118268071 gene encoding glutamate-gated chloride channel isoform X35, translating to MGWSCVVARAVAIFLMLSRASALTSDIFAAGKSDKEILDNLLKNSRYDKRLLPPVDGVLTVNVSVLLLSLASPDESSLKYEVEFLLQQQWYDPRLRYSNQSHYDFLNAIHHHEDIWLPDTYFIMHGDFKDPIIPMHFALRIYRNGTINYLMRRHLILSCQGRLNIFPFDDPLCSFALESISYEQSAITYVWKNDEDTLRKSPSLTTLNAYLIQNQTIPCPIKASWRGNYSCLKVDLIFTRDRSFYFTTVFIPGIILVTSSFITFWLEWNAVPARVMIGVTTMLNFFTTSNGFRSTLPVVSNLTAMNVWDGVCMCFIYASLLEFVCVNYVGRKRPLHNVVYRPGENPVTQRLPAVLSRIGIILASPLEAMAFLQRARQEMPQAETSGAGDKKRESTGGADLVSCTACTGPGACTHTANNGGVSEVRKKEPPHPIRVAKTIDVIARITFPTAYAVFLIFFFIHYKAFS from the exons ATTTGCAGCGGGGAAGTCGGACAAAGAGATACTGGACAACCTTCTGAAAAACTCCCGCTATGACAAAAGACTGTTGCCACCAGTAGATG GTGTCCTCACCGTAAATGTAAGCGTACTACTTCTTAGCTTAGCCTCTCCGGATGAATCTAGTCTT AAATACGAAGTGGAATTCTTACTTCAGCAGCAGTGGTACGACCCTCGTCTGCGTTATTCCAACCAGTCTCATTACGACTTCCTAAACGCCATCCATCATCACGAAGACATCTGGTTGCCGGATACGTATTTCATCATGCACGGTGACTTTAAG GACCCGATTATACCAATGCATTTCGCTTTGCGTATATATCGCAATGGTACTATAAACTACTTGATGCGGCGGCATCTTATCCTGTCGTGTCAAGGGCGGCTCAACATCTTTCCTTTTGATGACCCATTGTGTTCATTTGCCTTAGAAAGTA TATCGTACGAGCAGTCAGCCATTACTTACGTGTGGAAGAACGACGAGGACACGCTACGCAAGTCGCCGTCGCTAACGACACTCAATGCGTACCTCATCCAGAACCAAACCATTCCCTGCCCAATCAAAGCCAGTTGGAGAG GTAATTACAGCTGTCTCAAAGTGGATCTTATCTTCACGCGGGATAGATCATTTTACTTCACCACAGTTTTCATTCCGGGGATCATTTTGGTGACTTCATCGTTTATTACTTTTTGGCTGGAATGGAATGCAGTGCCTGCTAGAGTAATGATAG GTGTAACAACAATGTTGAATTTTTTCACAACATCGAATGGATTCAGATCGACACTGCCGGTGGTGTCGAACCTGACGGCGATGAACGTGTGGGACGGCGTGTGCATGTGTTTTATCTATGCGTCGTTACTAGAGTTCGTGTGCGTCAACTACGTGGGGAGGAAGCGACCCCTACACAATGTCGTCTACCGACCCGGGGAGAATCCGGTCACACAG CGACTGCCTGCAGTCCTCAGCAGAATTGGCATTATACTGGCCAGCCCCTTG GAGGCGATGGCTTTCCTCCAAAGGGCTAGACAAGAGATGCCCCAAGCGGAGACTAGCGGCGCT GGAGATAAAAAGCGTGAGTCTACAGGAGGGGCTGACCTAGTGTCGTGCACAGCGTGTACGGGCCCCGGCGCCTGCACTCACACCGCCAACAATGGCGGGGTCTCGGAG GTTCGCAAAAAAGAACCGCCGCACCCGATCCGCGTGGCGAAGACGATCGACGTGATCGCGCGGATCACGTTCCCCACTGCCTACGCCGTGTTTCTCATCTTCTTCTTCATTCACTATAAGGCGTTCTCTTAA
- the LOC118268071 gene encoding glutamate-gated chloride channel isoform X34: MGWSCVVARAVAIFLMLSRASALTSDIFAAGKSDKEILDNLLKNSRYDKRLLPPVDDPEFCCGLTSPNDSLAQNNVGLSSLRPRSHNRGVLTVNVSVLLLSLASPDESSLKYEVEFLLQQQWYDPRLRYSNQSHYDFLNAIHHHEDIWLPDTYFIMHGDFKDPIIPMHFALRIYRNGTINYLMRRHLILSCQGRLNIFPFDDPLCSFALESISYEQSAITYVWKNDEDTLRKSPSLTTLNAYLIQNQTIPCPIKASWRAEGNSLYEEDEEMTCNLCQRRFEEQGNYSCLKVDLIFTRDRAFYFTTVFIPGIILVTSSFITFWLEWNAVPARSMIGNYSCLKVDLIFTRDRSFYFTTVFIPGIILVTSSFITFWLEWNAVPARVMIGVTTMLNFFTTSNGFRSTLPVVSNLTAMNVWDGVCMCFIYASLLEFVCVNYVGRKRPLHNVVYRPGENPVTQRLPAVLSRIGIILASPLGDKKRESTGGADLVSCTACTGPGACTHTANNGGVSEVRKKEPPHPIRVAKTIDVIARITFPTAYAVFLIFFFIHYKAFS, translated from the exons ATTTGCAGCGGGGAAGTCGGACAAAGAGATACTGGACAACCTTCTGAAAAACTCCCGCTATGACAAAAGACTGTTGCCACCAGTAGATG ATCCAGAATTCTGTTGTGGTCTAACTTCGCCCAACGACTCTCTGGCACAAAATAATGTGGGGCTCTCGTCTCTGCGGCCTCGCTCGCACAATCGTG GTGTCCTCACCGTAAATGTAAGCGTACTACTTCTTAGCTTAGCCTCTCCGGATGAATCTAGTCTT AAATACGAAGTGGAATTCTTACTTCAGCAGCAGTGGTACGACCCTCGTCTGCGTTATTCCAACCAGTCTCATTACGACTTCCTAAACGCCATCCATCATCACGAAGACATCTGGTTGCCGGATACGTATTTCATCATGCACGGTGACTTTAAG GACCCGATTATACCAATGCATTTCGCTTTGCGTATATATCGCAATGGTACTATAAACTACTTGATGCGGCGGCATCTTATCCTGTCGTGTCAAGGGCGGCTCAACATCTTTCCTTTTGATGACCCATTGTGTTCATTTGCCTTAGAAAGTA TATCGTACGAGCAGTCAGCCATTACTTACGTGTGGAAGAACGACGAGGACACGCTACGCAAGTCGCCGTCGCTAACGACACTCAATGCGTACCTCATCCAGAACCAAACCATTCCCTGCCCAATCAAAGCCAGTTGGAGAG CTGAGGGTAATTCACTTTACGAGGAAGACGAAGAGATGACATGTAATCTTTGCCAGAGACGCTTTGAGGAGCAAG GTAACTACAGCTGTCTAAAGGTCGACTTAATATTTACTAGAGACCGAGCGTTCTACTTTACTACAGTCTTTATCCCTGGAATCATTCTGGTGACTTCCTCGTTCATCACGTTCTGGCTGGAGTGGAACGCAGTACCAGCCCGTTCCATGATAG GTAATTACAGCTGTCTCAAAGTGGATCTTATCTTCACGCGGGATAGATCATTTTACTTCACCACAGTTTTCATTCCGGGGATCATTTTGGTGACTTCATCGTTTATTACTTTTTGGCTGGAATGGAATGCAGTGCCTGCTAGAGTAATGATAG GTGTAACAACAATGTTGAATTTTTTCACAACATCGAATGGATTCAGATCGACACTGCCGGTGGTGTCGAACCTGACGGCGATGAACGTGTGGGACGGCGTGTGCATGTGTTTTATCTATGCGTCGTTACTAGAGTTCGTGTGCGTCAACTACGTGGGGAGGAAGCGACCCCTACACAATGTCGTCTACCGACCCGGGGAGAATCCGGTCACACAG CGACTGCCTGCAGTCCTCAGCAGAATTGGCATTATACTGGCCAGCCCCTTG GGAGATAAAAAGCGTGAGTCTACAGGAGGGGCTGACCTAGTGTCGTGCACAGCGTGTACGGGCCCCGGCGCCTGCACTCACACCGCCAACAATGGCGGGGTCTCGGAG GTTCGCAAAAAAGAACCGCCGCACCCGATCCGCGTGGCGAAGACGATCGACGTGATCGCGCGGATCACGTTCCCCACTGCCTACGCCGTGTTTCTCATCTTCTTCTTCATTCACTATAAGGCGTTCTCTTAA
- the LOC118268071 gene encoding glutamate-gated chloride channel isoform X17: MGWSCVVARAVAIFLMLSRASALTSDIFAAGKSDKEILDNLLKNSRYDKRLLPPVDDPEFCCGLTSPNDSLAQNNVGLSSLRPRSHNRGVLTVNVSVLLLSLASPDESSLKYEVEFLLQQQWYDPRLRYSNQSHYDFLNAIHHHEDIWLPDTYFIMHGDFKDPIIPMHFALRIYRNGTINYLMRRHLILSCQGRLNIFPFDDPLCSFALESISYEQSAITYVWKNDEDTLRKSPSLTTLNAYLIQNQTIPCPIKASWRGNYSCLKVDLIFTRDRSFYFTTVFIPGIILVTSSFITFWLEWNAVPARVMIGVTTMLNFFTTSNGFRSTLPVVSNLTAMNVWDGVCMCFIYASLLEFVCVNYVGRKRPLHNVVYRPGENPVTQRLPAVLSRIGIILASPLEAMAFLQRARQEMPQAETSGAGDKKRESTGGADLVSCTACTGPGACTHTANNGGVSEPCFVQVRKKEPPHPIRVAKTIDVIARITFPTAYAVFLIFFFIHYKAFS; encoded by the exons ATTTGCAGCGGGGAAGTCGGACAAAGAGATACTGGACAACCTTCTGAAAAACTCCCGCTATGACAAAAGACTGTTGCCACCAGTAGATG ATCCAGAATTCTGTTGTGGTCTAACTTCGCCCAACGACTCTCTGGCACAAAATAATGTGGGGCTCTCGTCTCTGCGGCCTCGCTCGCACAATCGTG GTGTCCTCACCGTAAATGTAAGCGTACTACTTCTTAGCTTAGCCTCTCCGGATGAATCTAGTCTT AAATACGAAGTGGAATTCTTACTTCAGCAGCAGTGGTACGACCCTCGTCTGCGTTATTCCAACCAGTCTCATTACGACTTCCTAAACGCCATCCATCATCACGAAGACATCTGGTTGCCGGATACGTATTTCATCATGCACGGTGACTTTAAG GACCCGATTATACCAATGCATTTCGCTTTGCGTATATATCGCAATGGTACTATAAACTACTTGATGCGGCGGCATCTTATCCTGTCGTGTCAAGGGCGGCTCAACATCTTTCCTTTTGATGACCCATTGTGTTCATTTGCCTTAGAAAGTA TATCGTACGAGCAGTCAGCCATTACTTACGTGTGGAAGAACGACGAGGACACGCTACGCAAGTCGCCGTCGCTAACGACACTCAATGCGTACCTCATCCAGAACCAAACCATTCCCTGCCCAATCAAAGCCAGTTGGAGAG GTAATTACAGCTGTCTCAAAGTGGATCTTATCTTCACGCGGGATAGATCATTTTACTTCACCACAGTTTTCATTCCGGGGATCATTTTGGTGACTTCATCGTTTATTACTTTTTGGCTGGAATGGAATGCAGTGCCTGCTAGAGTAATGATAG GTGTAACAACAATGTTGAATTTTTTCACAACATCGAATGGATTCAGATCGACACTGCCGGTGGTGTCGAACCTGACGGCGATGAACGTGTGGGACGGCGTGTGCATGTGTTTTATCTATGCGTCGTTACTAGAGTTCGTGTGCGTCAACTACGTGGGGAGGAAGCGACCCCTACACAATGTCGTCTACCGACCCGGGGAGAATCCGGTCACACAG CGACTGCCTGCAGTCCTCAGCAGAATTGGCATTATACTGGCCAGCCCCTTG GAGGCGATGGCTTTCCTCCAAAGGGCTAGACAAGAGATGCCCCAAGCGGAGACTAGCGGCGCT GGAGATAAAAAGCGTGAGTCTACAGGAGGGGCTGACCTAGTGTCGTGCACAGCGTGTACGGGCCCCGGCGCCTGCACTCACACCGCCAACAATGGCGGGGTCTCGGAG CCATGTTTCGTCCAGGTTCGCAAAAAAGAACCGCCGCACCCGATCCGCGTGGCGAAGACGATCGACGTGATCGCGCGGATCACGTTCCCCACTGCCTACGCCGTGTTTCTCATCTTCTTCTTCATTCACTATAAGGCGTTCTCTTAA
- the LOC118268071 gene encoding glutamate-gated chloride channel isoform X23 codes for MGWSCVVARAVAIFLMLSRASALTSDIFAAGKSDKEILDNLLKNSRYDKRLLPPVDDPEFCCGLTSPNDSLAQNNVGLSSLRPRSHNRGVLTVNVSVLLLSLASPDESSLKYEVEFLLQQQWYDPRLRYSNQSHYDFLNAIHHHEDIWLPDTYFIMHGDFKDPIIPMHFALRIYRNGTINYLMRRHLILSCQGRLNIFPFDDPLCSFALESISYEQSAITYVWKNDEDTLRKSPSLTTLNAYLIQNQTIPCPIKASWRGNYSCLKVDLIFTRDRSFYFTTVFIPGIILVTSSFITFWLEWNAVPARVMIGVTTMLNFFTTSNGFRSTLPVVSNLTAMNVWDGVCMCFIYASLLEFVCVNYVGRKRPLHNVVYRPGENPVTQRLPAVLSRIGIILASPLGDKKRESTGGADLVSCTACTGPGACTHTANNGGVSEPCFVQVRKKEPPHPIRVAKTIDVIARITFPTAYAVFLIFFFIHYKAFS; via the exons ATTTGCAGCGGGGAAGTCGGACAAAGAGATACTGGACAACCTTCTGAAAAACTCCCGCTATGACAAAAGACTGTTGCCACCAGTAGATG ATCCAGAATTCTGTTGTGGTCTAACTTCGCCCAACGACTCTCTGGCACAAAATAATGTGGGGCTCTCGTCTCTGCGGCCTCGCTCGCACAATCGTG GTGTCCTCACCGTAAATGTAAGCGTACTACTTCTTAGCTTAGCCTCTCCGGATGAATCTAGTCTT AAATACGAAGTGGAATTCTTACTTCAGCAGCAGTGGTACGACCCTCGTCTGCGTTATTCCAACCAGTCTCATTACGACTTCCTAAACGCCATCCATCATCACGAAGACATCTGGTTGCCGGATACGTATTTCATCATGCACGGTGACTTTAAG GACCCGATTATACCAATGCATTTCGCTTTGCGTATATATCGCAATGGTACTATAAACTACTTGATGCGGCGGCATCTTATCCTGTCGTGTCAAGGGCGGCTCAACATCTTTCCTTTTGATGACCCATTGTGTTCATTTGCCTTAGAAAGTA TATCGTACGAGCAGTCAGCCATTACTTACGTGTGGAAGAACGACGAGGACACGCTACGCAAGTCGCCGTCGCTAACGACACTCAATGCGTACCTCATCCAGAACCAAACCATTCCCTGCCCAATCAAAGCCAGTTGGAGAG GTAATTACAGCTGTCTCAAAGTGGATCTTATCTTCACGCGGGATAGATCATTTTACTTCACCACAGTTTTCATTCCGGGGATCATTTTGGTGACTTCATCGTTTATTACTTTTTGGCTGGAATGGAATGCAGTGCCTGCTAGAGTAATGATAG GTGTAACAACAATGTTGAATTTTTTCACAACATCGAATGGATTCAGATCGACACTGCCGGTGGTGTCGAACCTGACGGCGATGAACGTGTGGGACGGCGTGTGCATGTGTTTTATCTATGCGTCGTTACTAGAGTTCGTGTGCGTCAACTACGTGGGGAGGAAGCGACCCCTACACAATGTCGTCTACCGACCCGGGGAGAATCCGGTCACACAG CGACTGCCTGCAGTCCTCAGCAGAATTGGCATTATACTGGCCAGCCCCTTG GGAGATAAAAAGCGTGAGTCTACAGGAGGGGCTGACCTAGTGTCGTGCACAGCGTGTACGGGCCCCGGCGCCTGCACTCACACCGCCAACAATGGCGGGGTCTCGGAG CCATGTTTCGTCCAGGTTCGCAAAAAAGAACCGCCGCACCCGATCCGCGTGGCGAAGACGATCGACGTGATCGCGCGGATCACGTTCCCCACTGCCTACGCCGTGTTTCTCATCTTCTTCTTCATTCACTATAAGGCGTTCTCTTAA
- the LOC118268071 gene encoding glutamate-gated chloride channel isoform X1 — MGWSCVVARAVAIFLMLSRASALTSDIFAAGKSDKEILDNLLKNSRYDKRLLPPVDDPEFCCGLTSPNDSLAQNNVGLSSLRPRSHNRGVLTVNVSVLLLSLASPDESSLKYEVEFLLQQQWYDPRLRYSNQSHYDFLNAIHHHEDIWLPDTYFIMHGDFKEFSQHSWDPIIPMHFALRIYRNGTINYLMRRHLILSCQGRLNIFPFDDPLCSFALESISYEQSAITYVWKNDEDTLRKSPSLTTLNAYLIQNQTIPCPIKASWRAEGNSLYEEDEEMTCNLCQRRFEEQGNYSCLKVDLIFTRDRAFYFTTVFIPGIILVTSSFITFWLEWNAVPARSMIGNYSCLKVDLIFTRDRSFYFTTVFIPGIILVTSSFITFWLEWNAVPARVMIGVTTMLNFFTTSNGFRSTLPVVSNLTAMNVWDGVCMCFIYASLLEFVCVNYVGRKRPLHNVVYRPGENPVTQRLPAVLSRIGIILASPLEAMAFLQRARQEMPQAETSGAGDKKRESTGGADLVSCTACTGPGACTHTANNGGVSEPCFVQVRKKEPPHPIRVAKTIDVIARITFPTAYAVFLIFFFIHYKAFS, encoded by the exons ATTTGCAGCGGGGAAGTCGGACAAAGAGATACTGGACAACCTTCTGAAAAACTCCCGCTATGACAAAAGACTGTTGCCACCAGTAGATG ATCCAGAATTCTGTTGTGGTCTAACTTCGCCCAACGACTCTCTGGCACAAAATAATGTGGGGCTCTCGTCTCTGCGGCCTCGCTCGCACAATCGTG GTGTCCTCACCGTAAATGTAAGCGTACTACTTCTTAGCTTAGCCTCTCCGGATGAATCTAGTCTT AAATACGAAGTGGAATTCTTACTTCAGCAGCAGTGGTACGACCCTCGTCTGCGTTATTCCAACCAGTCTCATTACGACTTCCTAAACGCCATCCATCATCACGAAGACATCTGGTTGCCGGATACGTATTTCATCATGCACGGTGACTTTAAG GAGTTTTCCCAGCACTCATGG GACCCGATTATACCAATGCATTTCGCTTTGCGTATATATCGCAATGGTACTATAAACTACTTGATGCGGCGGCATCTTATCCTGTCGTGTCAAGGGCGGCTCAACATCTTTCCTTTTGATGACCCATTGTGTTCATTTGCCTTAGAAAGTA TATCGTACGAGCAGTCAGCCATTACTTACGTGTGGAAGAACGACGAGGACACGCTACGCAAGTCGCCGTCGCTAACGACACTCAATGCGTACCTCATCCAGAACCAAACCATTCCCTGCCCAATCAAAGCCAGTTGGAGAG CTGAGGGTAATTCACTTTACGAGGAAGACGAAGAGATGACATGTAATCTTTGCCAGAGACGCTTTGAGGAGCAAG GTAACTACAGCTGTCTAAAGGTCGACTTAATATTTACTAGAGACCGAGCGTTCTACTTTACTACAGTCTTTATCCCTGGAATCATTCTGGTGACTTCCTCGTTCATCACGTTCTGGCTGGAGTGGAACGCAGTACCAGCCCGTTCCATGATAG GTAATTACAGCTGTCTCAAAGTGGATCTTATCTTCACGCGGGATAGATCATTTTACTTCACCACAGTTTTCATTCCGGGGATCATTTTGGTGACTTCATCGTTTATTACTTTTTGGCTGGAATGGAATGCAGTGCCTGCTAGAGTAATGATAG GTGTAACAACAATGTTGAATTTTTTCACAACATCGAATGGATTCAGATCGACACTGCCGGTGGTGTCGAACCTGACGGCGATGAACGTGTGGGACGGCGTGTGCATGTGTTTTATCTATGCGTCGTTACTAGAGTTCGTGTGCGTCAACTACGTGGGGAGGAAGCGACCCCTACACAATGTCGTCTACCGACCCGGGGAGAATCCGGTCACACAG CGACTGCCTGCAGTCCTCAGCAGAATTGGCATTATACTGGCCAGCCCCTTG GAGGCGATGGCTTTCCTCCAAAGGGCTAGACAAGAGATGCCCCAAGCGGAGACTAGCGGCGCT GGAGATAAAAAGCGTGAGTCTACAGGAGGGGCTGACCTAGTGTCGTGCACAGCGTGTACGGGCCCCGGCGCCTGCACTCACACCGCCAACAATGGCGGGGTCTCGGAG CCATGTTTCGTCCAGGTTCGCAAAAAAGAACCGCCGCACCCGATCCGCGTGGCGAAGACGATCGACGTGATCGCGCGGATCACGTTCCCCACTGCCTACGCCGTGTTTCTCATCTTCTTCTTCATTCACTATAAGGCGTTCTCTTAA